From the Micromonospora sediminicola genome, one window contains:
- a CDS encoding UPF0182 family membrane protein — protein sequence MRSSPLPRMSRRGRVTIGVLVGVFVLFTLLGWGVNAWTDWLWFDEVRYTQVFTGVLATRLLLFLVVGVGMALIVAGNLWLAYRLRPRMRPHSAEQATLERYRMLLSPRLGTWIALASAVIGLFAGLSAQSRWTQWLLFRNGGDFGVKDPEFGVDVGFYVFQLPFWRYLLGVGFTAVVLALLGALAVHYVFGGVRLQGVGDRMTNAARAHLSSLVAVFVLLKAVAYVLDRRAMLLEYNEGAKLYGAGYADVNALLPAKEILAWISVLVAVAIIVFSNAVMRNLVWPGISLALLGVSAVAIGGIYPWAVQTFEVKPSARDKEAPYIERSIKATRSAFGLEVTKTTPYAASNLVPPASLATDTSVVPNVRLLDPQLVSETYTQLQQVRGFYDFGSKLDIDRYAVKDKTSDYVVGVREINYGELTDQQNNWINRHTVYTHGYGLVAAPANQVVCGGQPYFVSGFLGEKAQEACSSPTEEIPAQQPRIYYGERMEGDDYAIVGQTGDRNVEFDRPTSTGGEQYYTYTGEGGVKIGSFPRRLLYAIKEQESNFLLSEAVNENSKLLYVRNPRDRVEKVAPFLTLDGDPYPAVVNGRVLWIVDGYTTAATYPYAERVNLQAETADELTGRGTFQLARENVNYIRNSVKATVDAYDGTVKLYSYDDTDPVLKAWNKAFGGDLVLPKGDIPPELAEHFRYPADLFKVQRNLLTKFHVTDPGDFYSGQDFWQVPNVPDAPDSGQKQPPYYLFTQFPGQDGPRFQLTSAVTPNGRQNLAALVSGSYVDGKPQLEVLELPDQTRVSGPTQVHQQMTNNGDIRQQLNLLSSNQAQVQYGNLLSLPFADGMLYVEPVYVKSSSQDAYPLLQKVLLSYGDGGSYVVLANNLSDGIKQLVEQGKRAQNGTPPPPSDDENTPPPTGGTNTPPPLTGELAQAAGQVQAAIAEVKAAQTSGDFERYGRALKALDEAMAAFQQAQAAANGSAGPAPSGSASPSAPASPSPSPNG from the coding sequence ATGCGTAGCAGTCCCCTGCCGAGGATGAGCCGGCGCGGACGCGTCACCATCGGGGTCCTGGTCGGGGTGTTCGTGCTGTTCACCCTGCTCGGTTGGGGGGTCAACGCCTGGACCGACTGGCTGTGGTTCGACGAGGTCCGCTACACCCAGGTCTTCACCGGCGTGCTCGCCACCCGGCTGCTGTTGTTCCTGGTGGTCGGCGTCGGCATGGCGCTGATCGTCGCCGGCAACCTCTGGTTGGCCTACCGGCTGCGGCCCCGGATGCGCCCGCACTCGGCCGAGCAGGCCACGCTGGAGCGCTACCGGATGCTGCTGAGCCCTCGGCTGGGCACCTGGATCGCGCTGGCCTCCGCCGTGATCGGGCTCTTCGCCGGGCTCTCCGCGCAGAGCCGGTGGACCCAGTGGCTGCTGTTCCGCAACGGTGGCGACTTCGGCGTGAAGGACCCGGAGTTCGGCGTCGACGTCGGCTTCTACGTCTTCCAGCTCCCGTTCTGGCGCTACCTGCTCGGCGTCGGCTTCACCGCGGTGGTGCTGGCCCTGCTCGGCGCGCTGGCCGTGCACTACGTGTTCGGCGGGGTGCGCCTGCAGGGTGTCGGCGACCGGATGACCAACGCCGCCCGCGCCCACCTCAGCTCGCTGGTCGCCGTCTTCGTCCTGCTCAAGGCCGTCGCGTACGTGCTGGACCGGCGCGCGATGCTGCTGGAGTACAACGAGGGCGCGAAGCTCTACGGCGCCGGCTACGCCGACGTGAACGCGTTGCTGCCGGCGAAGGAGATCCTCGCCTGGATCTCCGTCCTGGTGGCCGTCGCGATCATCGTGTTCTCCAACGCGGTGATGCGGAACCTGGTCTGGCCGGGCATCTCGCTGGCCCTGCTCGGGGTCTCCGCGGTGGCGATCGGCGGCATCTACCCGTGGGCGGTGCAGACGTTCGAGGTGAAGCCGAGCGCCCGTGACAAGGAGGCGCCGTACATCGAACGCAGCATCAAGGCGACCCGGTCCGCGTTCGGTCTCGAGGTCACGAAGACGACGCCGTACGCGGCGAGCAACCTCGTGCCACCCGCCAGCCTGGCCACCGACACCTCGGTCGTGCCGAACGTCCGGCTGCTCGACCCGCAGCTGGTCTCCGAGACCTACACCCAGCTCCAGCAGGTCCGCGGCTTCTACGACTTCGGCTCGAAGCTGGACATCGACCGCTACGCGGTGAAGGACAAGACCTCCGACTACGTGGTCGGCGTCCGTGAGATCAACTACGGCGAGCTGACCGACCAGCAGAACAACTGGATCAACCGGCACACCGTCTACACCCACGGGTACGGCCTGGTGGCCGCCCCGGCGAACCAGGTGGTCTGCGGCGGCCAGCCGTACTTCGTCTCCGGCTTCCTCGGGGAGAAGGCGCAGGAGGCGTGTTCCTCGCCGACCGAGGAGATCCCGGCCCAGCAGCCGCGGATCTACTACGGCGAGCGGATGGAGGGCGACGACTACGCGATCGTCGGGCAGACCGGTGACCGCAACGTCGAGTTCGACCGGCCCACCTCCACCGGTGGCGAGCAGTACTACACCTACACCGGCGAGGGCGGCGTCAAGATCGGCTCGTTCCCCCGGCGGCTGCTCTACGCGATCAAGGAGCAGGAGTCGAACTTCCTGCTCTCCGAGGCGGTCAACGAGAACTCGAAGCTGCTCTACGTGCGCAACCCGCGCGACCGGGTGGAGAAGGTCGCGCCGTTCCTCACCCTCGACGGCGACCCGTACCCGGCGGTGGTGAACGGTCGCGTCCTGTGGATCGTCGACGGCTACACCACGGCGGCGACCTACCCGTACGCCGAGCGGGTCAACCTCCAGGCGGAGACCGCCGACGAGCTGACCGGCCGGGGCACGTTCCAGCTCGCCCGGGAGAACGTCAACTACATCCGCAACTCGGTGAAGGCGACGGTCGACGCGTACGACGGCACGGTCAAGCTCTACTCGTACGACGACACCGACCCGGTGCTGAAGGCGTGGAACAAGGCGTTCGGCGGTGACCTCGTGCTGCCCAAGGGTGACATCCCGCCGGAGCTGGCCGAGCACTTCCGCTACCCGGCCGACCTGTTCAAGGTGCAGCGCAACCTGCTCACCAAGTTCCACGTCACCGACCCCGGCGACTTCTACTCCGGCCAGGACTTCTGGCAGGTGCCGAACGTGCCGGACGCGCCGGACAGCGGGCAGAAGCAGCCGCCCTACTACCTGTTCACCCAGTTCCCCGGGCAGGACGGGCCCCGCTTCCAGTTGACCTCCGCGGTCACGCCGAACGGGCGGCAGAACCTCGCCGCGCTGGTCTCCGGCTCGTACGTCGACGGCAAGCCCCAGCTGGAGGTGCTGGAGTTGCCGGACCAGACCCGGGTCTCCGGGCCGACCCAGGTGCATCAGCAGATGACCAACAACGGCGACATCCGCCAGCAGCTCAACCTGCTCTCCTCCAACCAGGCCCAGGTGCAGTACGGCAACCTGCTGTCGCTGCCGTTCGCCGACGGGATGCTCTACGTCGAGCCGGTCTATGTGAAGAGCAGCAGCCAGGACGCGTACCCGCTGTTGCAGAAGGTGCTGCTCTCCTACGGCGACGGCGGCTCGTACGTGGTGCTCGCCAACAACCTCAGCGACGGCATCAAACAGCTCGTCGAACAGGGCAAACGCGCCCAGAACGGCACCCCGCCGCCGCCGAGCGACGACGAGAACACGCCGCCGCCGACCGGGGGCACGAACACCCCGCCGCCGCTCACCGGTGAGCTGGCCCAGGCCGCCGGCCAGGTGCAGGCCGCGATCGCCGAGGTCAAGGCCGCGCAGACGTCCGGCGACTTCGAGCGGTACGGGCGGGCGCTCAAGGCGCTCGACGAGGCGATGGCCGCCTTCCAGCAGGCCCAGGCGGCGGCCAACGGGTCGGCCGGCCCGGCGCCCTCGGGCAGCGCCTCGCCGTCGGCGCCAGCCTCACCCTCACCCTCACCGAACGGCTGA
- a CDS encoding SigE family RNA polymerase sigma factor codes for MRDANSFDDFYRSTSGRALRYGHAVADDPAEAQDLVQEAYARAWRQWAKLAGHPAPEAWLRLVISRLATDRFRRLRGWRLAVSRTGPPDDVGPPGEDTVLLVAALRRLPARHRQALALHYLFDLPVEEIAREAGVPAGTVKSWLSRGRARLAELLPDVAAEELEVNDVA; via the coding sequence ATGCGTGACGCGAACAGCTTCGACGACTTCTACCGCAGCACGTCGGGGCGGGCGCTCCGGTACGGCCACGCGGTGGCCGACGACCCCGCCGAGGCCCAGGACCTGGTGCAGGAGGCGTACGCCCGGGCCTGGCGGCAGTGGGCGAAGCTCGCCGGCCATCCCGCGCCGGAGGCGTGGCTGCGGCTGGTGATCAGCCGGCTCGCGACCGACCGGTTCCGGCGGCTGCGCGGTTGGCGACTGGCGGTCAGCCGCACCGGCCCGCCCGACGACGTCGGACCACCGGGCGAGGACACCGTCCTGCTGGTGGCGGCGCTGCGGCGGCTGCCCGCCCGGCACCGGCAGGCGCTCGCCCTGCACTACCTGTTCGACCTGCCGGTGGAGGAGATCGCCCGGGAGGCGGGCGTCCCCGCCGGCACCGTGAAGTCCTGGCTGTCCCGCGGACGGGCCCGGCTGGCCGAGTTGCTGCCCGATGTCGCCGCCGAGGAGCTGGAGGTCAACGATGTCGCGTGA
- a CDS encoding ABC transporter substrate-binding protein: MRAERSVPRPGLDRRRFLGALTGLPLLAAGLAGCAPEEEAAAEDGPIELSVFWWGGSRRAQATEQALRLYTQQNPRVSFRITWQGLAGYYDRLATQGTGGNVPDLFQIDDTLLTEYTRRDILLDLTAYADDGRLDLRDLPEQLARYGRVDERTVAVPAAQTNAALVYNRDLLRSLDQPEPRTGMSWKEYARWAARVTRSSGNRVAGSMDASGDYRALWLWLRGQGSELYQGRQLGFSSAELLSWFEFWEVARFDRVTPSAALVEQADTGELNRQLVVTGHTAASFAWSHQLPELQRLTEDELGAVAFPGTPAAQWPRASMYWAGFRGTRHPGVVVDVLNFLTSNVAAGRILGVERGVNPSTQVRTYVAAGVTDRAEKRVTSLGVELDELAGPAPAPPPKGHAKVRTLLIEAAESIRGKRAGARSATSRFMARANAALAE, from the coding sequence GTGCGCGCTGAACGGTCCGTCCCCCGTCCCGGCCTCGACCGGCGACGGTTCCTCGGCGCGCTCACCGGGCTGCCGCTGCTCGCCGCCGGACTGGCCGGCTGCGCCCCGGAGGAGGAGGCGGCCGCCGAGGACGGCCCGATCGAGCTGTCGGTGTTCTGGTGGGGCGGCAGCCGCCGGGCCCAGGCCACCGAGCAGGCGCTGCGCCTCTACACCCAGCAGAACCCCCGGGTCAGCTTCCGGATCACCTGGCAGGGGCTGGCCGGCTACTACGACCGGCTCGCCACCCAGGGCACCGGCGGCAACGTGCCGGACCTGTTCCAGATCGACGACACGCTGCTCACCGAGTACACCCGCCGCGACATCCTGCTCGACCTCACCGCGTACGCCGACGACGGCCGGCTCGACCTGCGCGACCTGCCGGAGCAGTTGGCCCGCTACGGCCGGGTGGACGAGCGGACCGTGGCGGTGCCCGCCGCCCAGACCAACGCGGCGCTGGTCTACAACCGCGACCTGCTGCGCTCGCTGGACCAGCCCGAGCCGCGCACCGGCATGTCCTGGAAGGAGTACGCCCGCTGGGCCGCCCGGGTCACCCGGTCGTCCGGTAACCGGGTGGCCGGCTCCATGGACGCCTCCGGCGACTACCGGGCGCTCTGGCTCTGGCTGCGCGGCCAGGGCAGCGAGCTGTACCAGGGGCGGCAGCTCGGCTTCAGCTCGGCGGAGCTGCTCTCCTGGTTCGAGTTCTGGGAGGTCGCCCGCTTCGACCGGGTCACCCCGAGCGCCGCGCTCGTGGAGCAGGCGGACACCGGCGAACTGAACCGCCAGCTCGTGGTCACCGGCCACACCGCGGCCTCCTTCGCCTGGTCCCACCAGCTGCCGGAGTTGCAACGCCTCACCGAGGACGAGCTGGGCGCGGTCGCCTTCCCCGGCACGCCGGCCGCGCAGTGGCCCCGGGCGTCGATGTACTGGGCCGGTTTCCGCGGCACCCGGCACCCGGGTGTGGTGGTGGACGTGCTCAACTTCCTCACCAGCAACGTGGCGGCCGGCCGGATCCTCGGCGTGGAGCGGGGAGTGAACCCCAGCACCCAGGTCCGCACGTACGTGGCCGCGGGCGTGACCGACCGGGCCGAGAAGCGGGTGACGAGCCTGGGCGTGGAGCTGGACGAGCTGGCCGGCCCGGCGCCCGCGCCGCCGCCGAAGGGGCACGCCAAGGTGCGGACGTTGCTCATCGAGGCGGCCGAGAGCATCCGGGGCAAGCGGGCCGGCGCCCGATCCGCGACCTCCCGGTTCATGGCCCGGGCGAACGCCGCCCTGGCCGAGTGA
- a CDS encoding phosphoribosylaminoimidazolesuccinocarboxamide synthase, with the protein MELLHSGKVRDVYADGADLILVASDRISIYDVALPTPVPDKGRLLTALSLWWFEQLSDLVPNHVISATDVPAEFAGRAIRCRRLEMVPVECVARGFLTGGGFAEYQRTGSVSGVALPRGLVEASILPEPIFTPSTKAPKGEHDEPITYDQVVDKVGPETAERLRQITLDVYRRGAEIAADRGILIADTKLELGWAPDGTLMLADELLTSDSSRFWPAESYQPGRAQFSFDKQYVRDWATGSGWDKQPPAPEVPAEVVEATRARYVEVYEKLTGNRWD; encoded by the coding sequence GTGGAACTTCTGCACTCGGGCAAGGTCCGGGACGTCTACGCCGACGGCGCGGACCTGATCCTGGTCGCCTCCGACCGCATCTCCATCTACGACGTGGCGCTGCCGACCCCGGTGCCGGACAAGGGCAGACTGCTCACCGCGCTCTCGCTGTGGTGGTTCGAGCAGTTGTCGGACCTGGTGCCGAACCACGTCATCTCCGCCACCGACGTGCCGGCGGAGTTCGCCGGCCGGGCGATCCGGTGCCGCCGGCTGGAGATGGTGCCGGTCGAGTGCGTGGCCCGGGGCTTCCTGACCGGCGGTGGCTTCGCCGAGTACCAGCGCACCGGCTCGGTCTCCGGCGTGGCGCTGCCCCGAGGGCTGGTGGAGGCGTCGATCCTGCCCGAGCCGATCTTCACCCCGTCGACCAAGGCGCCCAAGGGTGAGCACGACGAGCCGATCACCTACGACCAGGTGGTCGACAAGGTGGGGCCGGAGACCGCCGAGCGGCTGCGGCAGATCACCCTGGACGTCTACCGGCGGGGTGCCGAGATCGCCGCGGACCGGGGCATCCTGATCGCCGACACCAAGCTGGAGCTGGGCTGGGCGCCGGACGGCACGCTGATGCTCGCCGACGAGCTGCTCACCTCCGACTCGTCCCGGTTCTGGCCGGCCGAGTCCTACCAGCCGGGCCGGGCGCAGTTCTCCTTCGACAAGCAGTACGTGCGGGACTGGGCCACCGGCAGCGGCTGGGACAAGCAGCCGCCGGCGCCGGAGGTGCCGGCGGAGGTCGTCGAGGCGACCCGGGCCCGCTACGTCGAGGTGTACGAGAAGCTCACCGGAAACCGTTGGGACTGA
- a CDS encoding VOC family protein, which yields MTTRLVQINFKARDEVALGAFWARVLGWKTSSEAPGVINLEPPGVPYPDPSALFIDLVVSAEPKTAKNRVHVDLATTSPEHQAELVARLTGLGATAVDIGQGDVPWTVMADPEGNEFCVLEPREVYRDTGPIAAVVVDCADPREMARFWGEATDWTRHEVTDRYASLRSAAGVGPYLEFVRSTDAKPGWNRVHLDVRPYAGDDLAAEVARLRTLGATAIDLGDPEMHWRVMADPEGNEFCVLTPS from the coding sequence ATGACGACGCGGCTTGTCCAGATCAACTTCAAGGCCCGCGACGAGGTCGCGCTGGGCGCGTTCTGGGCGAGGGTCCTTGGCTGGAAGACCTCCAGCGAGGCGCCCGGGGTGATCAACCTCGAACCGCCGGGCGTCCCGTATCCCGATCCCTCCGCCCTCTTCATCGACCTCGTGGTCTCCGCGGAACCCAAGACGGCGAAGAACCGGGTGCACGTCGACCTCGCCACCACCTCGCCGGAGCACCAGGCGGAGCTGGTCGCGCGGCTGACGGGCCTCGGCGCGACAGCCGTCGACATCGGCCAGGGTGACGTCCCGTGGACGGTCATGGCCGACCCGGAGGGCAACGAGTTCTGCGTGCTGGAGCCGCGCGAGGTCTACCGGGACACCGGGCCGATCGCCGCGGTGGTGGTCGACTGCGCGGACCCGCGGGAGATGGCGCGGTTCTGGGGCGAGGCGACGGACTGGACCCGGCACGAGGTCACCGACCGGTACGCGTCACTGCGTTCCGCCGCCGGCGTCGGCCCCTACCTGGAGTTCGTCCGCAGCACCGACGCGAAGCCCGGGTGGAACCGCGTCCACCTCGACGTCCGCCCCTATGCCGGGGACGACCTGGCGGCCGAGGTGGCCCGGTTGCGCACGCTCGGCGCCACCGCCATCGACCTGGGCGACCCCGAGATGCACTGGCGGGTCATGGCCGACCCCGAGGGCAACGAGTTCTGCGTCCTCACCCCGAGCTGA
- the glpK gene encoding glycerol kinase GlpK has translation MTGEFVAAIDQGTTSSRCIVFDADGEIVAVAQREHRQIFPRPGWVEHDADEIWACVEHVVREALASADIGPEQLAAVGITNQRETTVVWDRATGRPVANAIVWQDTRTGPLLRELAEAYDEERLRARTGLTLATYFAGPKLRWLLDHVDGLRERAERGEVLFGTMDSWIIWKLTGRHVTDVTNASRTLLMDLETLDWAPELLDALRIPAAMLPEIRCSAEVYGTADGVLAGVPVASALGDQQAALFGQTCFQPGEAKCTYGTGSFLLLNTGASPVPSRHGLLTTVAYRIEGQPAVYALEGAIAVTGSLVQWLRDNLGLISTAPQVEELARTVDDNGGCYVVPAFSGLFAPHWRSDARGVIAGLTGYITKGHLARAVLEASAFQTREVVDAMNADSDVALRRLRVDGGMTGNALLMQFLADVLDVPVVRSRITETTCLGAAYAAGLAVGFWPDLPTLRDKWRSDAQWEPAMDPTHRDRELHQWHKAVQCTLNWED, from the coding sequence GTGACCGGAGAGTTCGTCGCCGCCATCGACCAGGGCACCACCTCCTCGCGGTGCATCGTCTTCGACGCCGACGGCGAGATCGTCGCGGTGGCCCAACGCGAACACCGGCAGATCTTCCCGCGGCCCGGCTGGGTCGAGCACGACGCGGACGAGATCTGGGCATGCGTCGAGCACGTGGTGCGCGAGGCGCTGGCGAGCGCCGACATCGGTCCGGAGCAGCTGGCCGCGGTGGGCATCACCAACCAGCGCGAGACCACAGTGGTCTGGGACCGGGCCACCGGTCGGCCGGTGGCCAACGCGATCGTCTGGCAGGACACCCGCACCGGCCCGCTGCTGCGCGAGCTGGCCGAGGCGTACGACGAGGAGCGACTGCGCGCCCGCACCGGGCTGACCCTGGCGACCTACTTCGCCGGCCCGAAGCTGCGGTGGCTGCTGGACCACGTCGACGGGCTGCGCGAGCGGGCCGAGCGGGGCGAGGTGCTGTTCGGCACGATGGACAGCTGGATCATCTGGAAGCTGACCGGGCGGCACGTCACCGACGTCACCAACGCCAGCCGCACCCTGCTGATGGACCTGGAGACCCTCGACTGGGCCCCGGAGCTGCTCGACGCGCTCCGCATCCCGGCCGCGATGCTGCCCGAGATCCGCTGCTCGGCCGAGGTCTACGGCACCGCCGACGGAGTCCTCGCCGGGGTGCCGGTGGCCAGCGCGCTCGGCGACCAGCAGGCCGCGCTGTTCGGACAGACCTGCTTCCAGCCCGGCGAGGCCAAGTGCACCTACGGCACCGGCAGTTTCCTGCTGCTCAACACCGGCGCCAGCCCGGTGCCGTCGCGGCACGGCCTGCTCACCACCGTGGCCTACCGGATCGAGGGTCAGCCGGCCGTGTACGCGCTGGAGGGCGCGATCGCGGTCACCGGCTCGCTGGTGCAGTGGCTGCGCGACAACCTCGGCCTGATCTCCACCGCCCCACAGGTCGAGGAGCTGGCCCGCACCGTCGACGACAACGGCGGCTGCTACGTGGTGCCGGCGTTCTCCGGCCTGTTCGCCCCGCACTGGCGCAGCGACGCCCGGGGCGTGATCGCCGGCCTGACCGGCTACATCACCAAGGGGCACCTGGCCCGCGCGGTGCTGGAGGCGTCCGCCTTCCAGACCCGCGAGGTGGTCGACGCGATGAACGCCGACTCCGACGTGGCGCTGCGCCGGCTGCGGGTGGACGGCGGGATGACCGGCAACGCGCTGCTCATGCAGTTCCTCGCCGACGTGCTCGACGTGCCGGTGGTGCGGTCCCGGATCACCGAGACGACCTGCCTCGGCGCCGCGTACGCCGCCGGCCTGGCGGTCGGCTTCTGGCCCGACCTGCCCACGCTGCGGGACAAGTGGCGCTCCGACGCCCAGTGGGAGCCGGCCATGGACCCGACGCACCGCGACCGCGAGCTGCACCAGTGGCACAAGGCCGTCCAATGCACCCTGAACTGGGAAGACTGA
- a CDS encoding ribose-phosphate diphosphokinase encodes MRDIAVFSGTAHPDLAAEICAHLDVPLHPVRVSRFANDCLEVQLQANCRERDVFLIQPLVPPVQEHLVELLLMIDAARGASAGRITVVLPHYAYARSDKKDAPRISIGGRLVADLLTSAGAHRVLAMTLHSPQVHGFFSVPVDHLHALRELAAHFKGYDLSNAVVVSPDLGNAKEAAAFARMLGTPVAAGAKQRFSDDRVQISTIIGDVADRDVIVLDDEIAKGSTVIELISHLRERQVRSIRLACTHGLFSSGALERLSAQDGVLEIVCTNTVPIPVEKRVPKLEVLSVAPALAEAMRRIHNGESVSALFG; translated from the coding sequence GTGCGTGACATTGCCGTGTTCAGCGGGACCGCCCACCCGGACCTCGCCGCCGAGATCTGTGCCCACCTCGACGTTCCGCTGCACCCGGTGCGGGTGTCCCGGTTCGCCAACGACTGCCTCGAGGTGCAGTTGCAGGCCAACTGCCGGGAGCGCGACGTCTTCCTCATCCAGCCACTGGTGCCGCCGGTGCAGGAGCACCTGGTCGAGCTGCTGCTCATGATCGACGCCGCCCGGGGCGCGTCGGCCGGCCGGATCACCGTGGTGCTGCCGCACTACGCGTACGCCCGGTCGGACAAGAAGGACGCCCCGCGCATCTCCATCGGCGGGCGGCTCGTGGCCGACCTGCTCACCTCGGCCGGGGCGCACCGGGTGCTGGCCATGACGCTGCACTCGCCCCAGGTGCACGGTTTCTTCAGCGTCCCGGTGGACCACCTGCACGCGCTGCGCGAGCTGGCCGCCCACTTCAAGGGGTACGACCTGAGCAACGCGGTGGTCGTCTCGCCCGACCTCGGCAACGCCAAGGAGGCCGCCGCGTTCGCCCGGATGCTGGGCACCCCGGTCGCGGCCGGCGCCAAGCAGCGCTTCAGCGACGACCGGGTGCAGATCAGCACGATCATCGGTGACGTGGCGGACCGGGACGTGATCGTGCTCGACGACGAGATCGCCAAGGGCAGCACGGTGATCGAGTTGATCTCGCACCTGCGCGAGCGGCAGGTCCGGTCGATCCGGCTGGCCTGCACGCACGGTCTGTTCTCCAGCGGGGCGCTGGAGCGGCTGAGCGCCCAGGACGGTGTGCTGGAGATCGTCTGCACCAACACGGTGCCGATCCCCGTGGAGAAGCGGGTGCCGAAGCTGGAGGTGCTCTCCGTGGCGCCGGCCCTGGCCGAGGCGATGCGTCGGATCCACAACGGCGAGTCGGTGAGCGCCCTCTTCGGCTGA
- a CDS encoding ATP-binding protein has protein sequence MTDGESPAQRTVVPIEPSLLIAEAFDQAQVTELRHSVTSCAHATGLAGQRLDDFVLAVNELITNAVRHGGGQGRLRLWRRGGDLVCEVADHGQGISERRLRDRDRPAPDTAGGWGLWLARELSDSMEVETGDAGTVVRITAALGARRPADHPLDG, from the coding sequence ATGACGGACGGAGAATCCCCCGCACAGCGTACGGTTGTGCCCATCGAACCTTCCCTCCTCATCGCCGAGGCCTTCGACCAGGCCCAGGTGACCGAGCTTCGGCACTCGGTCACCTCCTGCGCGCACGCGACGGGGCTGGCCGGCCAGCGACTCGACGACTTCGTGCTGGCGGTCAACGAGCTGATCACCAACGCGGTTCGGCACGGCGGCGGGCAGGGCCGGCTGCGGCTCTGGCGCCGGGGCGGCGACCTGGTCTGCGAGGTGGCCGACCACGGCCAGGGGATCAGCGAGCGACGCTTGCGCGACCGCGACCGGCCGGCGCCGGACACCGCCGGCGGTTGGGGGCTCTGGCTGGCCCGGGAGCTGAGTGACTCGATGGAGGTGGAGACCGGCGACGCCGGCACCGTCGTCCGGATCACCGCGGCCCTGGGCGCCCGGCGGCCCGCCGACCATCCGCTGGACGGCTGA
- the macS gene encoding MacS family sensor histidine kinase, which yields MPSSSGLEGPFWRSIAVFRFASLAYVGLLVLRDATRYAHPVAAGAVLLAMLAWTGVTAAGYGRPGGRRWPLLLADLGVVLAIILATPWVVGRAALAAGVPTLTVAWLAGPVLAWAVSGGRRRGAVAALVLGGADLATRDRISPSALTGAILMLLAGVVVGHVARLAVEAEARLQRAVELEAATRERERLARDIHDSVLQVLALVRRRGADLDGEAAELARLAGEQEAALRALIGRAGVAPDRDTDERDLRDLLDRYASATVQVAAPATPVPLPARTAGELAAAVGAALDNVARHAGGRAWVLIEDEEETVTVSVRDEGPGIPEGRLAEAATQGRLGVAQSIRGRVVDLGGEVRIVSTPGAGTEFELIVPRSRR from the coding sequence ATGCCGTCGTCCTCCGGCCTGGAAGGCCCGTTCTGGCGGTCCATCGCGGTGTTCCGCTTCGCCTCGCTGGCGTACGTCGGCCTGCTCGTGCTGCGCGACGCCACCCGGTACGCGCACCCGGTCGCCGCGGGCGCCGTCCTGCTGGCGATGCTGGCCTGGACCGGTGTCACGGCGGCCGGCTACGGACGCCCGGGCGGACGGCGCTGGCCGCTGCTCCTGGCCGACCTCGGCGTGGTGCTCGCGATCATCCTGGCCACGCCCTGGGTGGTGGGCCGCGCGGCGCTCGCCGCCGGCGTGCCCACGCTGACCGTCGCCTGGCTGGCCGGGCCGGTGCTGGCCTGGGCGGTCTCCGGCGGTCGGCGGCGCGGCGCGGTGGCCGCGCTGGTGCTCGGCGGCGCCGACCTGGCCACTCGGGACCGGATCAGCCCGTCCGCGCTGACCGGCGCGATCCTGATGCTGCTGGCCGGCGTCGTGGTCGGGCACGTGGCCCGGCTGGCCGTCGAGGCGGAGGCCCGGTTGCAGCGGGCGGTGGAGCTGGAGGCGGCGACCCGCGAGCGGGAACGGCTGGCCCGGGACATTCACGACTCGGTGCTCCAGGTGCTCGCGCTGGTCCGGCGGCGCGGCGCGGACCTGGACGGCGAGGCGGCGGAGCTGGCCCGGCTGGCCGGTGAGCAGGAGGCCGCGTTGCGGGCGCTGATCGGCCGGGCGGGCGTCGCGCCGGACCGGGACACCGACGAGCGGGACCTGCGGGACCTGCTCGACCGGTACGCCTCGGCCACGGTCCAGGTGGCCGCCCCGGCGACCCCGGTGCCGCTGCCGGCGCGGACGGCCGGGGAACTGGCCGCGGCGGTCGGCGCGGCGCTGGACAACGTGGCCCGGCACGCCGGCGGGCGGGCCTGGGTGCTGATCGAGGACGAGGAGGAGACGGTGACCGTCTCGGTACGCGACGAGGGGCCGGGCATTCCGGAGGGGCGGCTGGCGGAGGCCGCCACGCAGGGGCGCCTCGGGGTGGCCCAGTCCATCCGGGGCCGGGTGGTCGATCTGGGCGGTGAGGTGCGGATCGTCTCCACGCCGGGCGCCGGGACCGAGTTCGAGCTGATCGTGCCGAGGAGCCGGCGGTGA